A genomic stretch from Flavobacterium humidisoli includes:
- a CDS encoding RagB/SusD family nutrient uptake outer membrane protein, whose amino-acid sequence MKKNIIFSLAVLFLVSACNTLDEDPKAFISSTNFYKTTEDADAAVIAIHNAINSSTHTLYNRLIQIATEMATDDYEAGPRARNAHVRALSNLTHDASNDRMIELWRQSYDGINRANVAIDNIAKNPNLNSQKDKDLINEAKFLRALLYFNLVRWFGDVPLVLHETTVLTPEAINVSNTPEADVYTQIENDLIDAEALPVVQQNKGRVTSGAAKSILAKVYLTEKKWQKAAEKSKEIIDSKVYDLFENYADVFNVATKNGKEHIFSAQFKGLTNWNGNMLASTAAPTSVPGIAGDQADALHKEGGLFEAFAENDKRKYITFAVEFVSPTDGKTYKVTPHFNKYFDPATPTSPGQSSKNTPIIRFAEVLLIYAEALNEQNSGPTPEAYAAVDRVRTRAGIELLATTSPALSQDAFREAVFEERRKELVYEYQRWFDLARRGPDYFVAKLKAAGKTNAQPKHVHFPIPQRELDLNPNLKQVPAWR is encoded by the coding sequence ATGAAAAAAAATATAATATTCAGTCTAGCGGTACTCTTTTTAGTGAGTGCTTGTAATACTTTAGACGAAGATCCGAAAGCATTTATTTCGTCTACCAATTTTTATAAAACAACCGAAGATGCCGATGCTGCAGTCATTGCGATTCATAATGCTATAAACAGTTCAACACATACGTTGTACAATCGTTTAATTCAAATTGCTACCGAAATGGCAACAGACGATTACGAAGCAGGACCGAGAGCCAGAAATGCGCATGTTAGAGCTTTGTCCAATTTAACGCACGATGCATCAAATGACCGTATGATCGAATTGTGGAGACAAAGTTATGACGGAATCAATAGAGCGAATGTGGCTATTGATAATATTGCTAAAAATCCAAATCTTAATTCACAGAAAGACAAAGATTTAATTAACGAAGCAAAGTTCTTAAGAGCCTTATTATACTTTAACTTAGTACGATGGTTTGGAGATGTTCCATTGGTTTTACACGAAACAACAGTTTTAACGCCAGAAGCAATCAATGTTAGCAATACGCCTGAAGCTGATGTTTATACTCAAATTGAAAATGATCTAATTGATGCCGAAGCACTTCCAGTTGTGCAGCAAAATAAAGGTCGTGTAACCAGTGGAGCAGCAAAAAGCATTTTAGCGAAAGTATATCTAACCGAAAAAAAATGGCAGAAAGCAGCCGAAAAAAGCAAAGAAATCATTGACAGTAAAGTTTATGATCTATTCGAAAATTATGCTGATGTCTTTAATGTGGCAACCAAAAACGGAAAAGAACATATTTTCTCGGCTCAGTTTAAAGGATTAACCAACTGGAACGGAAATATGCTGGCTTCTACAGCAGCACCAACTTCTGTTCCTGGAATTGCAGGAGATCAGGCAGATGCATTACATAAAGAAGGCGGTCTTTTTGAAGCTTTTGCAGAAAATGACAAAAGAAAGTACATCACTTTTGCGGTAGAATTTGTGAGTCCGACCGACGGAAAAACATATAAAGTAACACCTCATTTTAATAAATATTTTGATCCTGCAACGCCAACTTCGCCTGGACAGTCTTCTAAAAACACGCCAATTATAAGATTTGCAGAAGTATTACTGATTTATGCAGAAGCTTTAAACGAACAAAACAGCGGTCCAACTCCAGAAGCTTATGCAGCAGTTGACCGAGTAAGAACCAGAGCAGGCATTGAATTATTGGCTACAACATCACCAGCATTAAGTCAAGATGCTTTTAGAGAAGCGGTTTTTGAAGAAAGAAGAAAAGAATTGGTTTACGAATATCAGCGCTGGTTTGATCTGGCAAGAAGAGGCCCAGATTACTTTGTAGCAAAATTAAAAGCGGCAGGCAAAACCAATGCGCAACCCAAACACGTTCACTTTCCTATTCCGCAAAGAGAATTGGATTTGAATCCGAATTTGAAGCAAGTTCCGGCTTGGAGATAA
- a CDS encoding sulfatase-like hydrolase/transferase: protein MPTKKKITKVVLPILIIMLILAAFLFWPINTNGTLVKEDQKLAEGKKEFLASKAPSDSASSKKTNIIILLADDLGKYDISLYGGKSTPTPQIDSLAASGVTFTDGYASAAICSPSRAGLITGRYQERFGHEYQPGDRYPKNNLEYYAFKYLLNTNNWKLNDKIEYPNDASIATQGLPKSEITFGDLAKRQGYRTGIIGKWHLGHNKGFFPLDRGFDYHYGFYQAFSLYAPEDDNPDIINHHHKDFTDKTIWGKGRVGIGQIRRDSTIIDEKAYLTEKFADEAEAFIDKNKNKPFLLYIPFNAPHTPFQVRKKYYDRFPNVKDENKRVYFAMISALDDAVGRIREKIKKEGLEENTLIVFASDNGGADYTFATTNAPLKGGKFSHFEGGINVPFALSWKGKIKPHTVYKNPVSTLDIFTTIASAIGSDLPKDRIYDGVDLVKTVNENKVAHKDLYWRSGDAKAIRSGDWKLVISGKTHEKWLYNLASDKFETTDLSQKNPEKVKELQVALQNWEKGLIKPLWPNLTYYEFDFGKQKYFVDL from the coding sequence ATGCCAACCAAGAAAAAAATTACCAAAGTTGTTCTACCAATTTTAATCATAATGCTTATTCTGGCAGCGTTTCTATTTTGGCCCATAAATACAAATGGAACTTTAGTAAAAGAAGACCAAAAACTAGCCGAAGGCAAAAAGGAATTTTTAGCATCCAAAGCTCCGTCTGATTCAGCATCAAGCAAAAAGACGAATATCATTATTCTCCTTGCCGATGATTTAGGCAAATATGATATTTCGCTCTATGGCGGAAAATCGACTCCTACTCCACAAATTGATTCTTTGGCTGCTTCTGGAGTTACTTTTACTGATGGATATGCGTCTGCAGCGATCTGTTCCCCTTCACGTGCGGGGCTAATTACAGGAAGATATCAGGAACGTTTTGGACATGAATATCAGCCTGGAGATCGTTATCCTAAAAACAATTTAGAATATTATGCTTTTAAGTATTTGCTGAATACCAACAATTGGAAATTAAATGATAAGATCGAATATCCGAATGATGCTTCAATTGCAACGCAAGGCTTGCCTAAATCTGAAATCACATTTGGTGATCTCGCCAAAAGGCAAGGTTACAGAACCGGAATTATCGGAAAATGGCATTTAGGCCACAACAAAGGTTTCTTTCCTTTGGACCGTGGTTTCGATTATCATTATGGGTTTTATCAGGCATTTTCACTTTATGCACCTGAAGATGATAATCCCGACATCATTAATCATCATCACAAAGATTTTACCGACAAAACCATTTGGGGCAAAGGCCGTGTTGGAATTGGGCAAATTCGCCGAGACAGCACCATTATTGATGAAAAAGCGTACTTAACCGAAAAATTTGCGGACGAAGCTGAAGCTTTTATTGATAAAAACAAGAACAAACCTTTCTTGCTTTATATTCCGTTTAACGCTCCGCATACGCCTTTTCAGGTTCGTAAAAAATATTACGATCGTTTTCCGAATGTTAAAGATGAAAACAAACGCGTTTATTTTGCTATGATCAGTGCTTTAGACGATGCAGTTGGAAGAATCCGTGAAAAAATCAAAAAAGAAGGTTTGGAAGAAAACACTTTAATCGTTTTTGCCAGTGATAATGGTGGTGCCGATTATACTTTTGCTACGACAAATGCCCCTCTTAAAGGCGGGAAGTTTTCTCATTTTGAAGGCGGAATTAATGTTCCTTTTGCACTTTCGTGGAAAGGAAAAATCAAACCTCATACTGTTTACAAAAATCCAGTAAGCACTTTAGACATTTTCACAACCATTGCCTCGGCGATTGGTTCTGATTTACCAAAAGACAGGATTTATGATGGAGTCGATTTAGTCAAAACCGTAAATGAAAATAAAGTTGCTCACAAAGATTTATACTGGCGCTCGGGCGATGCAAAAGCGATTAGAAGTGGCGACTGGAAACTCGTTATCAGTGGAAAAACACATGAAAAATGGCTGTACAATCTTGCTTCAGATAAATTTGAAACAACAGACCTCTCTCAAAAAAATCCTGAAAAGGTAAAGGAATTACAAGTTGCTTTACAAAACTGGGAAAAAGGATTGATTAAACCGCTTTGGCCAAATCTAACCTATTATGAATTTGATTTTGGCAAACAAAAATACTTTGTCGATCTCTAA
- a CDS encoding sterol desaturase family protein produces the protein MAIVQKEKLTRDLTISFFIYSLPVVAIYLYFKLTGAAASESHITLPSFLEFAQPAFANIRTWGLTVFMLVLGVIEFAAGLYDDEWTGEERKIDIVCFLAPKLLLPPVIAFFSLTALPYLLPNLANSLSWVPFWGGFFLIAIADDLTQYWYHRLHHQVPFLWRFHRTHHSAPYMGMAMASRQNFIYTVFFSQIYLTATLTYLGLGLPALFVLVIKSFITLGAHSSIPWDKPFYKYKVLHPIAWVLERLISTPATHQAHHADTSGDGVGHFKGNFGNMFFIWDIIFGTGLITRKYPKSFGTKSYKQEEWYAQFLWPIFKSKKEGSCLADGVLSLPLKPKAVAEETPKPVLEQV, from the coding sequence ATGGCTATAGTTCAAAAAGAAAAATTAACAAGAGACTTAACAATAAGCTTCTTCATTTATTCATTGCCTGTCGTGGCAATTTATCTGTATTTTAAACTAACAGGCGCAGCTGCAAGTGAATCGCATATTACACTGCCTTCATTTTTAGAGTTTGCACAGCCTGCTTTTGCAAACATTAGAACTTGGGGATTAACTGTTTTTATGCTGGTTCTAGGCGTAATTGAATTTGCAGCAGGATTATATGACGACGAATGGACAGGCGAAGAACGCAAAATAGATATCGTTTGTTTCTTAGCTCCAAAATTGCTTTTGCCTCCTGTAATTGCTTTTTTCAGTTTAACTGCTCTTCCTTATTTATTACCAAACTTAGCTAACTCATTGTCATGGGTTCCGTTTTGGGGAGGCTTTTTCTTAATTGCCATTGCCGACGATTTAACGCAGTACTGGTATCATAGATTGCATCACCAAGTTCCGTTTTTATGGCGTTTTCATAGAACACACCATTCGGCTCCGTATATGGGAATGGCGATGGCGTCTAGACAAAACTTTATTTACACGGTTTTCTTCTCTCAAATTTATTTGACAGCAACACTGACTTATTTAGGTTTAGGGCTTCCTGCCTTGTTTGTTTTAGTAATTAAAAGTTTTATCACTTTGGGAGCGCATTCTAGCATTCCATGGGATAAGCCTTTCTACAAATACAAAGTATTGCATCCAATTGCGTGGGTTTTAGAAAGACTGATTTCTACTCCTGCCACACATCAAGCGCACCACGCAGATACAAGTGGAGATGGTGTGGGACACTTTAAAGGCAATTTCGGAAACATGTTTTTTATCTGGGATATCATTTTTGGAACGGGATTGATTACTCGAAAATATCCTAAATCATTTGGAACAAAATCGTACAAACAAGAAGAATGGTACGCGCAGTTTCTTTGGCCAATTTTTAAATCCAAAAAAGAAGGAAGCTGTCTTGCCGATGGAGTATTATCACTTCCGTTAAAACCTAAGGCAGTTGCCGAAGAAACTCCTAAACCTGTTTTAGAACAAGTATAA
- a CDS encoding SusC/RagA family TonB-linked outer membrane protein yields MNKQLHAFLWLFVFLISIGIKAQNTQPLINSTLNGTVVDQVTNQPIPGVTIQIKGTTHSSVTDLDGKFYFQTGQKFPYTLIVSYLGYVTAEHIATKDFIQISLKEDVKELNEIVIIGYGSTSKKDYTGAAETVAQMSLKATQKTLESSLQGSVAGVNVTQTSGQPGAGMSIRIRGGSSIQGGNEPLYVIDGFPLYNSEVTSGVLSGTPTNPLSTINPSDIESITVLKDASSTAIYGSRGANGVVIITTKKGSNNATTVNYDFTIGQQSVRKKVDVLDAQGFSRLRNAALYDSNPSGGPNQYLTDAQIAQLGKGTDWQDAAFQKGLTQNHQLSVSGGNNQTKYAVSGNYYNQEGIIKNTGFERFSGRVNLNSKISSKARFGLNLTIAETKAKVAPTGLVTALLSMPPTATIYEPDGSYTLRNPFENIFANPIATLNERKNQSITDRILGTIYGEYDILKNLVLKVSFGTDMIFNKEKSYLPSSIYEGSITNGEGKIGTADSRSWLNENTLTYTTVFGEKHHLNALAGYTQQSSTREFNTSGSQQYVNDITSYYSLQSGNVALMPTSGESTWGLNSFLSRVNYNYDSKYFLTGSIRADGSSRFGKDNKWGYFPSVAAAWQISNESFFNPVKDVINSLKIRTSWGATGNQEIGEYQSLSTLTSVKYLFGDQIYTGFTPTRIANDNLGWELTNQFDAGVDVGFFNDKLNLTVDVYRKTTKDLLLDVQLPYTTGFTSSLQNFGSVRNQGIEFGLNASLGNTAFSWTSNFNIAFNQNKIIALGNGAEFYTFGNYILKVGESLGTFYGAVTDGILQTDEVATKGVYTGNAAPKAGDRLYKDINGDGAFTTAADRTSIGDAQPDFVFGFSNNFTYRGFELAILVNGSVGNKILNGNLQALELYNGQQNASTSALDAWTPTNPSNTTPRAKLDPAPVFSNRFVEDGSFVRLKNIALSYNLPKKISEKLSLTSVKFRVIGENLLTWTKYTGYDPEVTNGTTISPGTDTGIYPASKTISGGLIVTF; encoded by the coding sequence ATGAACAAGCAATTACATGCCTTTTTGTGGCTTTTTGTATTCTTAATTTCGATCGGAATTAAAGCACAAAACACGCAACCCTTAATTAATTCAACCTTAAATGGTACCGTTGTAGATCAGGTTACCAATCAGCCCATTCCAGGTGTAACTATTCAGATAAAAGGAACAACGCACAGTTCTGTAACCGATTTAGACGGAAAATTCTATTTTCAAACGGGACAAAAATTTCCTTACACTTTAATCGTAAGCTATTTAGGCTACGTTACAGCAGAACATATCGCAACCAAAGATTTCATTCAGATCTCACTAAAAGAAGATGTCAAAGAATTAAATGAAATCGTAATCATTGGATACGGAAGCACTTCCAAAAAAGATTATACTGGAGCTGCCGAAACCGTAGCTCAAATGTCATTAAAAGCAACTCAGAAAACATTGGAAAGTTCACTTCAAGGTTCTGTTGCCGGTGTTAACGTAACACAAACTTCTGGTCAGCCGGGTGCAGGAATGAGCATTCGTATCCGTGGCGGAAGTTCTATTCAGGGCGGAAATGAGCCTTTGTATGTAATTGACGGATTTCCGTTATACAATTCAGAAGTCACTTCTGGCGTTTTGAGCGGTACACCGACCAACCCGCTTTCTACCATAAATCCGTCAGACATCGAGTCGATTACGGTTTTAAAAGACGCTTCTTCAACAGCTATTTACGGTTCTAGAGGAGCAAACGGAGTTGTCATTATCACCACCAAAAAAGGCTCAAATAATGCTACCACTGTAAATTATGATTTTACAATTGGGCAACAGTCGGTTCGTAAAAAAGTTGATGTGCTAGACGCACAAGGTTTTTCAAGATTGAGAAATGCCGCTTTATACGATTCTAACCCATCAGGCGGACCAAACCAATATCTGACTGATGCACAAATTGCTCAATTAGGAAAAGGAACCGACTGGCAAGACGCGGCTTTCCAGAAAGGATTGACACAAAATCACCAATTAAGTGTTTCTGGCGGAAACAATCAGACCAAATATGCGGTTTCTGGAAATTATTACAATCAGGAAGGTATTATAAAAAACACAGGTTTTGAACGTTTCAGCGGACGTGTAAATTTAAATTCAAAAATAAGCAGCAAAGCACGATTCGGATTAAACTTAACTATCGCAGAAACCAAAGCAAAAGTGGCGCCAACTGGTTTGGTTACAGCTTTATTGAGCATGCCACCAACTGCAACGATTTATGAGCCAGACGGAAGTTATACTTTAAGAAATCCGTTTGAGAATATTTTTGCTAACCCAATTGCGACTTTAAACGAACGCAAAAACCAATCTATTACCGATCGTATTTTAGGAACTATTTACGGCGAATATGATATTTTGAAAAATCTGGTTTTGAAAGTTTCTTTTGGAACCGATATGATTTTCAACAAAGAAAAAAGCTATCTGCCATCTAGCATTTATGAAGGTTCGATAACAAACGGAGAAGGAAAAATTGGAACTGCCGATTCCAGAAGCTGGTTAAACGAGAATACATTGACCTATACAACAGTATTTGGCGAAAAACACCATCTGAATGCTTTGGCGGGTTATACGCAGCAAAGTTCAACCAGAGAATTTAATACTTCTGGATCACAGCAATATGTCAACGATATTACGTCTTACTACAGTTTACAAAGCGGAAATGTCGCTTTAATGCCAACTTCTGGTGAAAGCACTTGGGGATTGAATTCATTTTTATCAAGAGTAAATTATAATTATGATTCGAAATATTTCTTAACAGGAAGTATTAGAGCCGATGGTTCTTCTCGTTTCGGAAAAGATAATAAATGGGGTTATTTCCCTTCTGTAGCCGCAGCTTGGCAGATTAGTAACGAATCGTTTTTTAATCCTGTAAAAGACGTTATCAATAGTTTAAAAATCAGAACAAGCTGGGGCGCTACAGGAAATCAAGAAATTGGTGAATACCAGTCTTTATCGACTTTGACGAGTGTAAAATATCTTTTCGGAGATCAGATTTATACAGGTTTTACGCCTACGCGAATTGCAAACGACAATTTAGGATGGGAATTAACCAATCAGTTTGATGCTGGTGTTGATGTTGGTTTCTTCAATGATAAATTGAATTTAACGGTTGATGTCTATCGCAAAACCACCAAAGATTTATTGTTAGATGTTCAGCTTCCGTACACAACAGGGTTTACTTCTTCACTTCAAAACTTTGGGTCTGTAAGAAATCAGGGAATTGAATTTGGTTTGAATGCTTCTCTTGGAAATACTGCATTTTCTTGGACATCGAACTTTAATATTGCCTTCAACCAAAACAAAATTATTGCTTTAGGAAACGGTGCCGAATTTTATACTTTCGGAAACTACATTTTAAAAGTTGGCGAGTCTTTGGGAACTTTTTATGGTGCCGTTACAGACGGAATTTTACAGACAGATGAAGTTGCCACAAAAGGCGTTTACACAGGAAATGCAGCACCAAAAGCTGGAGATCGCTTGTACAAAGATATTAACGGAGACGGCGCATTTACAACTGCAGCCGACAGAACCAGTATTGGCGATGCACAACCTGATTTTGTTTTCGGATTCTCAAATAATTTCACTTATAGAGGTTTTGAATTGGCCATTTTAGTAAATGGTTCTGTTGGAAATAAAATCCTGAACGGAAACTTACAGGCTTTAGAATTATACAATGGACAGCAAAATGCTTCAACGTCAGCTTTAGATGCGTGGACACCAACAAATCCGAGCAATACAACACCTCGAGCAAAATTAGATCCAGCTCCAGTTTTCTCTAATCGATTTGTAGAAGATGGATCTTTCGTGAGATTAAAAAACATTGCTTTAAGTTACAATCTTCCTAAAAAAATATCAGAGAAATTAAGTTTGACCTCTGTAAAATTCAGAGTAATTGGAGAAAACTTATTAACGTGGACAAAATACACTGGCTACGATCCAGAAGTAACAAACGGAACGACAATTTCTCCAGGAACAGATACTGGAATTTATCCTGCTTCTAAAACAATCTCAGGAGGTTTAATCGTAACATTCTAA
- a CDS encoding thioredoxin domain-containing protein, which produces MKNQFLKTSITAIAFLWAVAAFSQNESHSSLSLDSFYSKIKSQKNPQIVDARTPDEFALNHIEGAVNFNLQSENYAQSIAKLDKSKPVFIYSIGAGRSVALEKELLKNGFSEAYSLEGGIANWIGNGKPFYSNLKSKLSLAEFNKIIADNKTVLVDIGSKYCGPCKKVKPVLETIRSEYGTNLKIVEIELEDSPQVIADLKTVKVFPTLILYQNGKIVFKKEGINDLKNEVDVALASK; this is translated from the coding sequence ATGAAAAATCAATTTTTAAAAACCAGTATAACAGCAATTGCCTTTTTATGGGCAGTTGCTGCTTTTTCGCAAAATGAAAGTCATAGTTCATTGTCATTAGATTCATTTTATTCGAAAATAAAAAGTCAAAAAAATCCGCAAATTGTCGATGCGAGAACTCCTGACGAATTTGCATTGAATCATATTGAAGGTGCCGTAAACTTTAATCTTCAATCTGAAAACTACGCGCAATCTATTGCTAAACTAGACAAATCCAAACCTGTTTTTATCTATTCTATCGGAGCTGGCCGAAGTGTTGCTTTAGAAAAAGAATTATTAAAAAATGGTTTTTCAGAAGCCTATAGTTTAGAAGGCGGAATTGCCAACTGGATTGGAAACGGAAAGCCTTTTTATTCTAATCTAAAAAGCAAATTATCACTGGCAGAATTCAATAAAATCATTGCCGATAACAAGACCGTTCTGGTAGATATTGGTTCCAAATACTGCGGTCCTTGTAAAAAAGTAAAACCAGTTCTAGAAACCATACGATCAGAATATGGAACAAATTTAAAAATCGTAGAAATTGAACTGGAAGACAGCCCGCAAGTTATTGCCGATTTAAAAACTGTAAAAGTTTTCCCGACCTTGATTTTATATCAAAACGGAAAAATTGTTTTTAAGAAAGAAGGCATCAACGATTTGAAAAATGAAGTTGATGTTGCATTGGCTTCTAAATAG
- a CDS encoding YeiH family protein: MSTSTKFTIHEDWTVVILGFIIIGILLFIFLPQVPVFKWTNGNDLINNVFEIKNIRTISFQFLYFISIGTIGTFLVGKSIKNFILGFPIIYILTIIALILAGNSEVKALNLEAVIFSLVIGLIIGNFFKLPEWFRSALSTELFVKIGLVLLGTSVIFSDILKAGSLGLIQALVVVLSVWYFAFWLCKKLKVDDELTMMISSAVSICGVSAAIATSGAIKGDSKKLSYVISMVLVTAIPMMIFMPIIASHFNFPEEVTGAWLGGSIDTSGAVVASGTLVGETALKISTIVKFSQNVLLGLAAFAISIYWTYTHNKSSEVQESKPTLGVIWERFPKFVIGFIAASIVFSFFIAPETRESVKESLKNLQGLWFALAFTSIGLETNFKDLLQSNSRKPLIAFLVAQFFNIIITLIIAFLLFKP, translated from the coding sequence ATGTCAACCTCAACAAAATTTACTATACACGAAGACTGGACCGTCGTTATTCTCGGTTTTATCATTATCGGAATTTTACTTTTTATTTTTCTTCCACAAGTTCCTGTCTTTAAATGGACAAACGGAAATGATTTAATAAACAATGTTTTCGAAATCAAAAACATTCGAACAATTAGTTTTCAATTCCTTTATTTTATTTCTATCGGAACAATTGGAACTTTCTTAGTTGGGAAATCAATTAAAAATTTCATTTTGGGTTTTCCAATTATTTATATCCTAACGATAATCGCCTTAATACTTGCAGGAAATTCTGAAGTAAAAGCTCTAAATCTGGAAGCTGTTATTTTCAGTTTAGTTATCGGATTGATTATCGGGAATTTTTTCAAGCTTCCAGAATGGTTTCGCTCTGCTTTATCAACTGAACTTTTTGTCAAAATTGGATTGGTTTTATTGGGAACGAGTGTTATTTTTTCGGATATTTTAAAGGCCGGATCTTTAGGTTTAATTCAGGCTTTGGTGGTTGTTTTGTCTGTTTGGTATTTTGCATTCTGGTTGTGTAAAAAACTAAAAGTAGACGACGAATTAACGATGATGATTTCGAGTGCGGTTTCTATCTGTGGCGTTTCGGCAGCGATTGCAACTTCGGGAGCTATAAAAGGAGATTCTAAAAAACTCTCTTATGTCATTTCGATGGTTTTGGTTACTGCCATTCCGATGATGATTTTTATGCCCATCATTGCCAGCCATTTTAATTTTCCTGAAGAAGTAACTGGAGCATGGCTTGGCGGAAGCATTGACACTTCTGGAGCAGTTGTCGCTTCTGGAACTTTGGTTGGTGAAACTGCTTTAAAAATAAGCACGATTGTAAAATTTTCTCAAAATGTTTTATTGGGTTTAGCCGCTTTTGCCATTTCCATTTATTGGACTTACACTCACAATAAGTCTTCTGAAGTTCAAGAATCAAAACCAACCCTTGGCGTAATCTGGGAGCGTTTTCCAAAATTTGTCATTGGTTTTATTGCAGCTTCTATTGTCTTTTCGTTTTTTATTGCACCAGAAACCCGAGAAAGCGTCAAAGAAAGTTTAAAAAATCTACAGGGACTTTGGTTTGCTTTGGCTTTTACAAGTATCGGTTTAGAAACTAATTTTAAAGATTTACTCCAAAGCAATAGCAGAAAACCTTTAATAGCTTTTCTTGTTGCGCAATTCTTTAATATCATTATTACATTGATTATCGCTTTTTTGCTTTTCAAACCTTAA
- a CDS encoding arylsulfatase translates to MNKRINILFSVLLTGIIGSHETEAQTASSKPNVILIMVDDMGYSDLGNYGSEIKTPNLDRLAKEGTRLREFYNNSICAPTRASLLTGQYQHKAGVGYFDVNLGLPAYQGYLNKESLTLGEVFRSGGYSTLMSGKWHVGSEDQAQWPNQRGFDKFYGILKGAANYFDTKPLPFGKTAYPVKMIRNNEELHPKDDSYYFTDEIGNNAVTFLDEQNKENKPFFLYLAFTAPHWPLQAKPVDIAKYRGKFDEGWDALREKRIQKLKENGILLPGQTIAPRDPEVPEWDKLTYDEKQFWKAKMEVYAAMVDNMDQNVGKVLDKLKALKKDKNTLIIFIADNGAQGGFNTYNPLRRGLVRNDGPIGTSGSFDYQEQNWAYLSNTPLQDYKNNMHEGGFSSPFIAWYPSKIKAGRIDKGTGHIIDLAPTFYELAGIEYPKNLNGVTSNPLPGKSLLPVLFDNASEVNRGAPLFWERAGNRAVREGKWKLVSIYPSYQWELYDLEADRGETTNIAAQNPGIVNDLSAKYFDWADKTGVVEYSKFKQKGELIPGAAAKK, encoded by the coding sequence ATGAATAAAAGAATAAACATTTTATTTTCTGTTTTATTGACAGGAATAATAGGTTCTCATGAAACCGAAGCCCAAACCGCGTCATCTAAACCCAATGTAATTTTGATTATGGTGGACGATATGGGATATTCAGATTTAGGAAATTATGGATCTGAAATTAAAACGCCAAATCTAGACCGTTTGGCTAAAGAAGGAACGCGACTTCGCGAATTTTACAACAACTCAATTTGCGCGCCAACAAGAGCTTCTCTATTAACAGGACAATATCAGCACAAGGCTGGAGTTGGTTATTTTGATGTAAATCTAGGTTTACCAGCTTATCAGGGTTATCTCAACAAAGAATCTTTAACCTTAGGAGAAGTTTTCCGTTCTGGTGGTTACAGCACTTTAATGTCTGGAAAATGGCACGTAGGTTCTGAAGATCAAGCGCAATGGCCCAACCAAAGAGGTTTTGATAAGTTTTACGGAATCTTAAAAGGAGCCGCGAATTATTTTGATACAAAACCGCTTCCATTCGGAAAAACGGCTTATCCTGTAAAAATGATTCGTAATAATGAGGAATTACATCCAAAAGATGATTCGTACTATTTCACAGATGAAATCGGAAACAATGCCGTTACTTTCTTAGACGAACAAAACAAAGAAAACAAGCCTTTCTTTTTATACTTAGCATTTACAGCGCCTCACTGGCCACTGCAGGCAAAACCTGTTGATATTGCCAAATACAGAGGAAAATTTGACGAAGGCTGGGATGCTTTAAGAGAAAAAAGAATTCAAAAATTAAAAGAAAACGGCATTCTGCTTCCAGGTCAAACTATTGCTCCTCGTGACCCAGAAGTTCCAGAATGGGATAAATTGACTTACGACGAAAAGCAATTTTGGAAAGCCAAAATGGAAGTTTATGCTGCAATGGTAGATAACATGGACCAAAACGTTGGAAAAGTTTTAGACAAATTAAAAGCTTTGAAAAAAGACAAAAATACTCTGATTATTTTTATTGCTGATAATGGAGCTCAAGGTGGTTTTAATACTTACAATCCATTGAGAAGAGGTTTGGTTCGTAACGATGGACCAATTGGAACTTCTGGTTCTTTTGATTATCAGGAACAAAACTGGGCATATTTATCGAATACTCCGTTACAAGATTATAAAAACAATATGCACGAAGGCGGATTCAGCTCTCCGTTTATTGCTTGGTATCCATCAAAAATTAAAGCGGGAAGAATCGATAAAGGAACTGGACATATTATTGACCTTGCTCCTACTTTCTACGAATTGGCTGGAATCGAATATCCTAAAAATTTAAATGGCGTAACTTCTAATCCACTTCCAGGAAAAAGCTTACTTCCAGTTTTATTTGATAATGCTTCCGAAGTAAACCGCGGCGCGCCATTATTCTGGGAAAGAGCTGGGAATAGAGCGGTTAGAGAAGGAAAATGGAAATTGGTTTCCATTTATCCGTCTTATCAATGGGAACTTTACGATCTTGAAGCAGACCGTGGAGAAACAACCAATATTGCCGCACAAAATCCAGGAATTGTAAACGATCTTTCGGCAAAATATTTTGACTGGGCAGATAAAACTGGAGTTGTAGAATACAGCAAATTCAAACAAAAAGGAGAATTAATTCCGGGTGCTGCTGCTAAGAAATAA